One stretch of Callospermophilus lateralis isolate mCalLat2 chromosome 11, mCalLat2.hap1, whole genome shotgun sequence DNA includes these proteins:
- the LOC143410466 gene encoding keratin, type I cytoskeletal 19 has translation MTSYSYRQSSATSSFGSLGGGSVRFGAGGAFRAPSIHGGSGGRGISVSSARFVSSSSAGGYGGGYGGGYGGVLAGSDGLLAGNEKVTMQNLNDRLASYLDKVRALEQANGELEVKIRDWYQKQGPGPSRDYSHYFKTIEDLREKIHGATIENSRIVLQIDNARLAADDFRTKFETEQALRLSVEADINGLRRVLDELTLARTDLEMQIEGLKEELAYLKKNHEEEISALRGQVGGQVNVEVDSTPGIDLAKILNDMRSQYEVMAEKNRKDAEAWFTSRTEELNREVAGHSEQLKMSESEVTDLRRTLQGLEIELQSQLSMKAALEGTLAETEARYGTRLAQIQARISSIEAQLGDVRADIERQNLEYQQLMDIKSRLEQEIATYRSLLEGQDAHYNNLPNQLNI, from the exons ATGACTTCCTACAGCTATCGCCAGTCCTCAGCCACCTCGTCTTTCGGGAGCTTGGGCGGCGGCTCCGTGCGTTTTGGGGCTGGGGGCGCCTTCCGCGCGCCCAGCATCCACGGGGGCTCAGGTGGCCGTGGCATATCCGTGTCCTCTGCCCGCTTCGTGTCCTCGTCCTCCGCCGGGGGCTACGGTGGCGGCTATGGTGGCGGCTATGGTGGCGTCCTGGCCGGGTCCGACGGGTTGTTGGCGGGCAACGAGAAGGTGACCATGCAGAACCTCAACGACCGCCTGGCCTCCTACCTGGACAAGGTGCGCGCCCTGGAGCAGGCCAACGGCGAGCTGGAGGTGAAGATCCGCGACTGGTACCAGAAGCAGGGGCCCGGGCCCTCCCGCGACTACAGCCACTACTTCAAGACCATCGAAGACCTGCGGGAAAAG ATTCATGGTGCCACCATTGAGAACTCCAGGATTGTCCTGCAGATTGACAATGCCCGTCTGGCTGCAGATGACTTCCGAACCAA GTTTGAGACGGAGCAGGCCCTGCGGCTGAGCGTGGAGGCCGACATCAACGGCCTGCGCAGGGTGCTGGATGAGCTGACCCTGGCCAGGACCGACCTGGAGATGCAGATTGAGGGCCTGAAGGAGGAACTGGCCTACCTCAAGAAGAACCACGAGGAG GAAATCAGTGCCCTGAGGGGCCAGGTGGGTGGCCAGGTCAACGTAGAGGTGGATTCCACCCCAGGCATCGACCTAGCCAAGATCCTGAATGACATGAGAAGCCAATATGAGGTCATGGCTGAGAAGAACCGGAAAGACGCTGAAGCCTGGTTCACAAGTCGG ACTGAGGAGCTGAACCGGGAGGTTGCTGGCCACTCGGAACAGCTCAAGATGAGTGAGAGTGAGGTCACGGACCTGCGACGTACCCTCCAGGGTCTCGAGATTGAGCTACAGTCACAGCTCAGCATG AAAGCCGCCCTGGAAGGCACACTGGCAGAGACCGAGGCCCGCTACGGAACCCGGCTGGCGCAGATCCAGGCGAGGATCAGCAGCATCGAAGCCCAGCTGGGTGACGTGCGGGCTGACATCGAGCGACAGAACCTGGAGTACCAGCAGCTCATGGACATCAAGTCTCGGCTGGAGCAAGAGATCGCCACCTACCGCAGCTTGCTGGAGGGCCAGGACGCCCACTACAACAATCTGCCCAACCAGCTCAACATCTGA